Proteins encoded by one window of Flavobacterium sp. N502540:
- the murC gene encoding UDP-N-acetylmuramate--L-alanine ligase: MNLNQIHNVYFIGIGGIGMSAMARYFKNIGKQVSGYDKTPSMLTSELIESGIDIHFEDNIGLIPKDYYIENTLVIITPAVPKTHSEWNYFTERDYVVKKRAEVLGIITKDTFCFAVAGTHGKTTTSSILGHILYESGADVTAFVGGIVENYNSNLIGEGKTVTVVEADEFDRSFLHLHPNIACVTSMDADHLDIYGTSDAIEASFVEFASKVEDKDKLFITKELPLEGVQCAINEEAVYKAFNVRIDNGSYVFDVQTPSEVMTDLRFGLPGKHNLMNGLMAIAMAKTFGTPTDSIAKAIASFNGIRRRFSYQIKSENLVYIDDYAHHPTEINAVHQAVTELYPGRKVLAIFQPHLFSRTRDFADGFAESLSQFDEVFLMDIYPARELPMEGITSEWLLGKMTNLNKKIVAKNDLLAEIKASDAPIIVTIGAGDLGEMVPSIKKMLNENI, from the coding sequence ATGAATTTAAATCAAATACATAACGTTTATTTTATTGGTATTGGAGGCATCGGAATGAGTGCCATGGCCCGCTATTTTAAAAATATTGGGAAACAGGTTTCCGGTTACGATAAGACGCCATCTATGCTGACAAGCGAGTTGATTGAAAGCGGTATTGATATTCATTTTGAAGATAATATAGGTTTGATTCCTAAGGACTATTATATTGAGAATACACTGGTGATTATTACACCGGCTGTACCCAAAACACATTCTGAATGGAATTATTTTACAGAAAGAGATTATGTGGTTAAAAAACGTGCTGAAGTTTTAGGGATTATCACTAAAGATACGTTTTGTTTTGCTGTGGCAGGAACACATGGAAAAACCACAACCTCAAGTATTTTGGGGCATATTTTGTATGAAAGCGGAGCAGATGTAACCGCCTTTGTGGGAGGGATTGTGGAGAATTACAATTCGAATTTAATTGGAGAAGGAAAAACAGTTACCGTAGTGGAAGCAGATGAATTTGACCGTTCGTTTTTGCACTTGCATCCTAATATTGCCTGTGTCACTTCAATGGATGCAGATCATCTGGATATTTACGGAACCAGTGATGCAATTGAGGCTTCGTTTGTGGAATTTGCTTCAAAAGTAGAAGACAAAGATAAGTTGTTTATAACCAAAGAATTACCTCTTGAAGGTGTTCAGTGCGCTATAAACGAAGAGGCTGTATATAAGGCTTTTAATGTTCGTATTGACAACGGAAGTTATGTTTTTGATGTGCAGACGCCATCAGAAGTGATGACAGACCTGCGTTTCGGATTGCCTGGAAAACACAATTTAATGAATGGACTGATGGCTATTGCGATGGCTAAAACGTTCGGCACCCCGACCGACTCCATTGCAAAGGCCATTGCTTCATTCAACGGAATCAGAAGACGTTTTTCTTATCAGATTAAATCTGAAAATTTAGTTTATATAGATGATTATGCACATCATCCGACAGAAATAAATGCAGTACATCAGGCGGTTACTGAATTGTATCCCGGACGTAAAGTACTGGCTATTTTTCAGCCGCATTTGTTCAGCAGAACCAGAGATTTTGCTGATGGATTTGCCGAAAGTCTGTCTCAGTTTGATGAAGTGTTTTTAATGGATATTTATCCGGCACGTGAATTACCGATGGAAGGGATTACATCGGAATGGCTGTTGGGAAAAATGACAAATTTGAACAAAAAAATTGTTGCAAAAAATGATTTATTAGCGGAGATCAAAGCCAGTGATGCGCCAATAATTGTAACAATAGGAGCTGGTGATCTTGGTGAGATGGTTCCTTCAATTAAAAAAATGCTGAATGAAAATATTTAA
- a CDS encoding cell division protein FtsQ/DivIB — MKIFNWTNIRLILILGLVIFLYSFAQHRNGDRKLKKSMVVFVGENTLFVKPETVNKLLIENKRDASSIRKDELDLNKIEKTLNEQDMIEKSDVFVSIDGVLKAVVKQKTPIARVYDGDRSFYIDYEGNKMPLSDNYTARVPLVSGAINKKNNEDLAALFRTIYDDAFLKKNIIAIQIMPNGSLKMFNRNYNYFIDFGRTMNVDKKFNNYKAFFQKAVLDSSLYKYNKIDLRFTEQVVCTK, encoded by the coding sequence ATGAAAATATTTAATTGGACAAATATTCGTTTGATACTTATTTTAGGGCTGGTTATTTTTTTATATTCCTTTGCTCAACATCGAAATGGAGATCGAAAATTAAAAAAATCCATGGTTGTTTTTGTAGGAGAAAATACGCTTTTTGTGAAGCCTGAAACGGTTAATAAATTGTTGATAGAAAATAAAAGAGACGCTTCCAGTATTAGAAAAGATGAGTTAGATTTGAATAAGATAGAGAAAACCCTCAACGAGCAAGACATGATTGAAAAGTCGGATGTTTTTGTAAGTATCGATGGCGTTCTAAAAGCAGTAGTAAAACAGAAGACACCAATAGCAAGAGTTTATGATGGTGATCGATCTTTTTATATTGACTATGAGGGTAATAAAATGCCTTTGTCGGACAATTATACTGCGAGAGTTCCTCTTGTTTCGGGGGCAATTAATAAAAAAAATAACGAAGATTTAGCTGCTTTATTTCGCACAATTTATGACGATGCGTTTTTGAAAAAAAACATCATTGCAATACAAATTATGCCTAATGGTAGCTTAAAAATGTTTAATAGAAATTATAATTACTTCATCGATTTTGGCAGAACGATGAATGTTGATAAGAAATTTAATAACTATAAAGCCTTTTTTCAAAAAGCGGTTTTAGATAGTTCGTTATACAAATACAATAAAATTGACCTTAGGTTTACGGAACAAGTAGTTTGCACAAAATAA
- the ftsA gene encoding cell division protein FtsA, with protein MEKDNIAVGLDIGTTKIVAMIGKKNEYGKLEILGIGKSKSLGVARGVVNNITQTIQSIQQAILEAENNSGYKIKDVVVGIAGQHIRSIQHTDYISRNNPEEVIGEKDIQLLIDQVNKLAMLPGEEIIHVLPQEFKIDGQSEIKEPIGMYGGRLESSFHVVVGQASSIRNVGRCIQSSGIELSGLTLEPLASADAVLSQEEKEAGVALIDIGGGTTDLAIFKDGIIRHTAVIPFGGNVITDDIKEGCSIIEKQAELLKIKFGSAWPGENKDNEIVSIPGLRGREPKEISLKNLSKIIHARVVEIVEQVFAEIKAYGHEDPRKKLIAGIVLTGGGAQLKHIKQLVEYITGMDTRIGYPNEHLAGNSSEEISSPLFATAVGLVMNSIENSTQSAVRMEIVNDQPKVVYRNVPPPIQQPVQQRYEVEENYVERVETIEETREVRNSVSKEESTETKIRRSFFDRYVDKIKDFLDNAE; from the coding sequence ATGGAAAAAGATAACATTGCAGTAGGTCTAGATATTGGAACAACCAAAATAGTTGCCATGATAGGCAAGAAAAATGAGTATGGTAAACTGGAAATTTTAGGGATTGGTAAATCCAAAAGTTTAGGAGTTGCGAGAGGAGTTGTAAACAACATTACGCAAACCATTCAGTCCATTCAGCAAGCAATACTTGAGGCAGAAAATAATTCAGGTTATAAAATTAAAGATGTGGTGGTAGGGATTGCCGGACAGCACATCAGAAGTATACAGCATACCGATTACATCAGCCGTAATAATCCGGAAGAAGTAATTGGCGAAAAAGATATTCAGCTTTTGATCGATCAGGTAAATAAACTGGCGATGTTACCGGGAGAAGAAATTATTCATGTTTTGCCACAAGAATTTAAAATCGACGGGCAGTCTGAGATTAAAGAGCCAATCGGAATGTATGGCGGAAGATTAGAATCCAGTTTTCACGTTGTAGTGGGGCAGGCTTCTTCAATCAGAAATGTGGGAAGATGTATTCAGAGTTCAGGAATCGAATTGTCTGGATTAACTTTAGAGCCTTTAGCTTCTGCTGATGCGGTTTTAAGTCAGGAAGAAAAAGAAGCCGGAGTAGCGTTGATTGATATTGGTGGTGGGACAACAGATTTAGCTATTTTTAAAGATGGTATTATCCGTCACACAGCAGTGATTCCTTTTGGAGGAAATGTAATTACAGATGATATTAAGGAAGGCTGTTCGATTATCGAAAAACAAGCAGAGCTTTTAAAAATAAAATTCGGATCGGCCTGGCCGGGAGAAAATAAAGACAATGAAATTGTTTCTATTCCGGGATTAAGAGGAAGAGAGCCAAAAGAAATTTCGCTTAAAAACTTATCTAAAATTATTCATGCCCGTGTGGTGGAGATTGTAGAGCAGGTTTTTGCAGAAATCAAGGCTTACGGACACGAGGATCCGCGTAAAAAATTAATTGCCGGTATCGTGCTTACAGGTGGAGGTGCGCAACTAAAACACATCAAGCAGTTAGTAGAGTACATTACAGGAATGGATACGAGAATTGGATATCCAAACGAGCACCTGGCAGGAAATTCCAGCGAAGAAATCTCCAGTCCGTTATTTGCAACCGCAGTTGGTTTAGTAATGAACAGTATCGAAAATAGTACGCAAAGTGCTGTTAGAATGGAGATTGTAAACGATCAGCCAAAAGTGGTTTACAGAAATGTACCGCCGCCGATACAACAGCCGGTGCAACAGCGATACGAAGTTGAAGAAAACTACGTTGAAAGAGTAGAAACTATCGAAGAAACCAGAGAAGTTAGAAACAGCGTCTCTAAGGAAGAATCTACAGAAACAAAAATCAGAAGATCATTTTTTGACCGATATGTCGATAAAATCAAGGATTTTTTAGACAACGCTGAATAA
- the ftsZ gene encoding cell division protein FtsZ: MMSNSEFGSISFDLPKNQSNVIKVIGVGGGGSNAINHMFKQGIKGVDFIVCNTDSQALQNSSVPNKIQLGMNLTEGLGAGANPDVGQQSAIESIADIEKMLDRGTKMVFITAGMGGGTGTGAAPVIAQLAKEREILTVGIVTIPFQFEGKVRQEQALLGIEKLRKQVDSLIVINNNKLREVYGNLGFKAGFSKADEVLATASRGIAEVITHHYTQNIDLRDAKTVLSNSGTAIMGSSVAEGENRAKEAIIAALDSPLLNDNKITGAKNVLLLIVSGSNEITLDEIGEINDHIQAEAGYNANIIMGVGEDETLGEAIAVTIIATGFDVEQQNDIVNTEPKKIIHTLEDEQRSVHNLTNKSVTSFDLTIDTPTSKSEEKIVFDLMDDEDTVAPVTPAPVVPVAATPFEVAPVAATPTMNQEELVVMSEFIKNLDVTFEIVSPITDIDFTITTPQAEAFQDIKPVQQVQQRTFEREEQTTFSFDLPIFRSEPEVRKEPVVEETKVLFELTNETRNIKVNDPVSFVPVTELSDKGVIKYSLEEYMEVENDLMTSKPVEKVVEEVIPAELNITMKPRPDFAVEPDYSTTANVSPMELTIEETLRLRAEERRKKLKEFNYKFHNNVSRIDELEKEPAYKRLGIDLSNSQANNTNSRISVGTDSNNDLQLRSNNSFLHDNVD; the protein is encoded by the coding sequence ATGATGAGCAACTCAGAATTTGGAAGTATTTCATTTGATTTACCAAAAAACCAATCAAATGTAATCAAAGTAATAGGTGTAGGTGGAGGTGGTAGTAATGCTATCAACCATATGTTTAAACAAGGTATTAAAGGCGTAGATTTTATCGTTTGTAATACCGATTCACAGGCACTGCAGAACAGTTCGGTTCCTAATAAGATTCAGTTAGGGATGAACTTAACGGAAGGTCTTGGTGCAGGAGCAAATCCTGATGTAGGGCAGCAATCCGCTATAGAAAGTATCGCTGATATCGAAAAAATGTTAGACCGTGGTACTAAGATGGTATTTATTACCGCTGGTATGGGGGGTGGAACAGGTACAGGTGCAGCTCCGGTAATTGCACAATTAGCTAAAGAAAGAGAGATTCTGACCGTTGGTATTGTGACTATTCCTTTTCAGTTTGAAGGGAAAGTACGTCAGGAGCAGGCACTTTTAGGAATTGAGAAATTGCGTAAGCAGGTCGATTCATTAATCGTGATCAACAATAATAAGTTAAGAGAAGTATACGGAAATCTTGGCTTTAAAGCCGGATTCTCTAAAGCGGATGAAGTTTTGGCAACGGCCTCAAGAGGTATTGCTGAAGTAATTACGCACCACTATACTCAAAATATCGATTTACGTGACGCTAAAACTGTTCTTTCGAATAGTGGAACAGCGATCATGGGATCTTCTGTTGCAGAAGGCGAGAACAGAGCTAAGGAAGCTATTATTGCTGCATTGGACTCTCCGTTGCTAAATGATAATAAAATTACAGGAGCCAAAAACGTATTGTTGCTTATCGTTTCTGGATCTAATGAAATTACTTTGGATGAAATTGGGGAAATCAACGATCATATTCAGGCTGAAGCAGGTTACAATGCCAATATTATCATGGGAGTTGGTGAAGACGAGACTCTTGGTGAGGCTATTGCCGTAACTATTATTGCGACAGGTTTTGATGTTGAACAGCAAAATGATATCGTTAATACAGAGCCTAAAAAAATCATTCATACCTTAGAAGATGAGCAAAGAAGTGTTCATAATCTAACCAATAAATCGGTTACTTCTTTTGATTTAACAATTGATACACCAACTAGTAAATCAGAAGAAAAAATTGTTTTTGATTTAATGGACGATGAAGACACGGTTGCTCCCGTAACTCCTGCTCCGGTTGTACCAGTTGCAGCTACACCATTTGAAGTTGCTCCGGTGGCAGCTACTCCAACCATGAATCAGGAAGAATTGGTAGTGATGTCTGAGTTTATCAAAAATCTGGATGTTACGTTTGAAATTGTTTCGCCTATAACCGATATCGATTTTACGATTACGACTCCGCAAGCCGAAGCTTTTCAGGATATAAAACCTGTTCAGCAAGTGCAGCAAAGAACATTCGAAAGAGAAGAACAAACGACATTCTCCTTTGATTTACCAATTTTCAGATCTGAGCCAGAAGTTAGGAAAGAGCCGGTTGTTGAAGAAACTAAAGTTTTATTCGAATTAACAAATGAAACTCGTAATATTAAAGTAAATGATCCGGTTTCATTTGTACCGGTAACCGAACTTTCTGATAAAGGAGTTATCAAGTATTCTTTAGAGGAATACATGGAAGTTGAAAACGATTTAATGACGTCAAAACCGGTTGAAAAAGTGGTAGAAGAAGTAATTCCGGCGGAATTAAATATCACCATGAAACCAAGACCTGATTTCGCTGTTGAACCGGATTACTCCACAACGGCAAATGTGTCTCCAATGGAATTGACAATTGAAGAGACTTTACGTTTAAGAGCTGAAGAAAGAAGAAAAAAATTAAAAGAATTTAATTATAAATTCCATAATAATGTGTCCAGAATTGATGAATTGGAGAAAGAACCTGCTTACAAAAGATTAGGTATCGATTTGTCTAATTCGCAAGCAAACAACACAAATTCAAGAATTTCGGTTGGAACAGACAGTAACAACGATTTGCAATTGCGTTCAAACAATTCGTTTTTGCACGACAACGTAGACTAG
- a CDS encoding GatB/YqeY domain-containing protein — protein MSLQTLIMDEIKTAMKAKDTVSLEALRAIKSEMLLAATASGSKEELTEDDEIKLLQRLVKTRKESARIFTEQNRPDLAEPELAQVAVIEKFLPAQLSEEEVEAVVAKIIAETGASGIASMGKVMGLASAQLGGTAEGKTISTIVKKLLS, from the coding sequence ATGAGTTTACAAACACTAATCATGGACGAGATTAAAACCGCCATGAAAGCAAAAGATACAGTAAGTTTAGAAGCACTAAGAGCTATTAAGTCTGAAATGTTATTGGCTGCAACGGCTTCAGGTTCTAAAGAAGAATTAACGGAAGACGATGAAATTAAATTGCTTCAGAGATTGGTGAAAACCCGTAAAGAAAGCGCCAGAATTTTTACAGAGCAAAATCGTCCTGATTTAGCAGAGCCTGAATTGGCTCAGGTAGCTGTAATTGAGAAGTTTTTACCGGCTCAGTTAAGTGAAGAAGAAGTAGAAGCAGTAGTAGCAAAAATCATTGCTGAAACTGGAGCTTCGGGAATTGCTTCAATGGGTAAAGTAATGGGATTGGCTTCTGCACAATTGGGCGGAACAGCTGAAGGGAAAACCATTTCTACAATTGTAAAGAAATTATTATCTTAA
- a CDS encoding AraC family transcriptional regulator, with amino-acid sequence MTKEESIKEYYFRINKSIDYIKENLHEELSLEKLAALSSFSKFHFHRIFKSVTGKTINEFIKNAKIERALFFLMNNPSKTISEIANDCGFLSVSSFSRSFREVKQMTPSEWREQYKNSNIRIIDSNIGKMQSEIENYLALKLNNLKNIEMSEIKKLDFEVKNLEAFNVIYIRNLNIHSHDSETFEEMFKKLFSWATPRNLVNFPETKALTVYRSNANLSGMLQADVCLSVPEKIVGEGIVGNTIISGGLYAIFHKEGPMSECFKTWNYIYEVWFEENGYQPDNRNFFLSHLNDPKLHPENLHIIDIYIPIKLL; translated from the coding sequence ATGACAAAGGAAGAGTCTATTAAAGAGTATTATTTTAGAATCAATAAAAGTATAGATTACATTAAGGAAAATCTTCATGAAGAGCTTTCTTTAGAAAAACTGGCTGCTCTTTCCAGCTTTTCAAAGTTTCATTTTCATAGAATTTTTAAGTCTGTTACAGGAAAAACAATCAATGAATTTATTAAAAATGCAAAGATAGAGAGGGCTCTGTTTTTCCTGATGAATAATCCGTCAAAGACAATTAGTGAAATAGCTAATGATTGTGGTTTTTTGAGCGTTTCCTCTTTTTCAAGGAGTTTTCGTGAAGTAAAACAGATGACACCAAGCGAATGGCGGGAACAGTATAAAAATAGCAATATTCGTATAATAGATAGCAATATTGGAAAAATGCAGTCTGAAATCGAAAACTACCTTGCACTCAAATTAAATAATTTAAAAAATATTGAAATGAGTGAAATTAAGAAACTTGATTTTGAAGTTAAAAATCTTGAGGCATTTAATGTTATTTACATCAGAAATCTCAATATCCACAGTCATGATAGTGAAACATTTGAAGAGATGTTTAAAAAGCTTTTTAGCTGGGCTACTCCAAGAAATTTAGTAAATTTTCCTGAAACCAAAGCATTAACCGTTTACAGAAGTAATGCAAATTTATCAGGAATGCTTCAGGCTGATGTTTGTTTGTCTGTTCCTGAGAAAATAGTAGGAGAGGGGATAGTGGGTAATACAATAATTAGTGGAGGGTTATATGCTATTTTCCATAAAGAAGGACCAATGTCAGAATGCTTTAAAACCTGGAATTACATATACGAAGTTTGGTTTGAAGAGAATGGTTACCAGCCCGATAATAGAAATTTCTTTTTAAGTCATTTAAATGATCCTAAACTGCATCCCGAAAACCTTCATATTATCGATATCTATATACCAATAAAATTACTATAG
- a CDS encoding DUF962 domain-containing protein — protein MRTLEQWFDEYAVSHQNPKNKAIHYICVPAIYFSIVGLLMSIPSDFISNTLKLNAPVLENWAAVVLIFVLLFYIRLSVTMALKIAVFSAICLIVNYYIGQVLPLWMFSVGVFAVAWIGQFYGHNIEGKKPSFLKDLQFLMIGPAWVVENLFSRK, from the coding sequence ATGAGAACATTAGAACAATGGTTTGATGAATACGCCGTGAGTCATCAGAACCCAAAGAATAAGGCGATACATTATATTTGTGTACCAGCGATCTACTTTTCGATAGTTGGACTGTTAATGAGTATTCCAAGTGATTTCATCTCCAATACCTTAAAACTGAACGCTCCTGTTCTGGAAAACTGGGCTGCTGTTGTTTTAATTTTTGTACTTCTTTTTTACATTCGTCTGTCGGTAACGATGGCTTTGAAAATTGCTGTTTTTTCGGCAATTTGTTTGATTGTAAATTACTATATCGGACAAGTTTTACCATTATGGATGTTTTCTGTTGGCGTATTTGCAGTTGCCTGGATCGGTCAATTCTACGGACATAATATTGAAGGAAAAAAACCTTCTTTTTTGAAAGATTTACAATTTCTAATGATTGGTCCGGCCTGGGTAGTCGAGAATTTATTTTCCAGAAAATAA
- a CDS encoding TMEM143 family protein, whose amino-acid sequence MTREHHIPFNKEFLLEQQLTAFAEDSKKTDDFRKLFDIIEHYFHYEAFNLNRNLKQNYALFDPDLSLKERENFIGKSDFNVFKETLLTVLEQGNYRRIDQETLNKAFEDSDLIGLKLSIDFNAFKDYELYVRGHHKAKEKIRKYFFWKKEIEIEYYDRVLIYLHYSEADYIKEKKVKLGKMPIEPGSVALKIFKRVTKNDLETIFPNAIPRMSAKDKLFFWVPGIGGGISLLSTTVIPALIGMYGAYQSGEAIDLLNSKASLNQGLIALGILSLYLFRQYSNFVNKKIKYSKILSDSLYFKNLGNNSGAFYSLLNSSEEEVLKETILAYTFLYKTEYPITAEELDNQIESWFTAALNTNLDFDVQDALLKLKTMALATESNGKWSVVPLNQALRTIDALWDNVFDYNQKVEASECN is encoded by the coding sequence ATGACACGAGAACACCATATTCCCTTCAACAAGGAATTTCTATTGGAACAACAGCTAACTGCCTTTGCCGAAGACTCGAAGAAAACGGATGATTTCAGAAAATTATTTGATATCATCGAACACTACTTCCATTACGAAGCTTTTAATCTTAATCGAAATCTGAAGCAAAACTACGCTTTGTTTGATCCTGATTTAAGTCTGAAAGAACGTGAAAATTTTATAGGTAAAAGTGATTTCAACGTTTTCAAAGAAACATTACTTACGGTATTAGAACAGGGGAATTATCGTAGAATAGATCAGGAAACACTGAATAAAGCCTTTGAGGATTCAGACTTAATCGGTTTGAAGCTTTCAATTGATTTCAATGCCTTTAAAGACTACGAATTATACGTTCGGGGACATCACAAAGCAAAAGAAAAAATTCGAAAATATTTTTTTTGGAAGAAAGAAATTGAAATTGAATATTACGATCGTGTTCTGATTTATCTTCATTACAGCGAAGCCGACTATATTAAAGAAAAAAAAGTAAAACTGGGGAAAATGCCTATCGAACCGGGTTCGGTTGCTTTAAAGATCTTTAAACGTGTTACAAAAAATGATCTCGAAACTATATTCCCAAATGCTATTCCGAGAATGTCTGCCAAAGATAAGTTGTTCTTTTGGGTTCCGGGAATTGGAGGCGGAATTTCACTTTTAAGTACAACTGTAATTCCTGCTTTGATTGGTATGTATGGCGCGTATCAATCGGGAGAAGCTATTGATTTATTAAACAGCAAAGCCTCTTTAAATCAGGGTTTAATTGCACTGGGTATTTTATCCCTTTATTTGTTCCGTCAATACAGTAACTTTGTCAATAAAAAAATTAAATACTCTAAAATCCTTTCGGACAGTCTTTACTTTAAAAATCTCGGAAACAATAGTGGCGCTTTCTATTCACTGCTAAATTCCTCTGAAGAAGAAGTACTGAAAGAAACTATTCTGGCTTATACCTTTTTATACAAAACCGAATATCCCATTACCGCCGAAGAACTCGACAATCAAATTGAGTCCTGGTTTACAGCAGCACTGAATACAAATCTGGACTTTGATGTACAGGATGCTTTATTGAAATTAAAAACTATGGCGTTAGCTACTGAATCGAATGGTAAATGGAGTGTGGTGCCATTAAATCAGGCATTGAGAACCATTGATGCATTATGGGATAATGTTTTTGACTACAATCAAAAAGTAGAAGCTTCTGAATGCAATTAA
- a CDS encoding SulP family inorganic anion transporter — protein MKKRTPLFDFTQKVNYKNEILAGLTVAMTMIPESLSFAILAGFPPLVGLYAAFIAGLITSVFGGRPGMISGGAGATVIVLIALMKSHGIEYVFAAVALGGIVQICIGLFKLGKFIRLVPQPVMYGFVNGLAVVIFMSQLEQFKIVLNGQTTWLQGSQLYIMLALVALTIGIVLLFSKITKAVPASLVAIIVVFAIVLLFNIDTKTVQDIASVQGGFPPFHIPNIPLSFETIKIIFPYSVIVAAVGLTEGLLTLNLVDEITGTRGNSNRECIAQGSSNILNGFFFGMGGCPMIAQTLVNLSAGSRGRLSGIIASLTILLIILFGAPVIGKLPMAALVGVMMMVAITTFEWASFRIINKMPAHDIFVGVLVAVVTILLHNLALAVLIGVIISALVFAWESAKRIRARHYIDEKGTKHYEIYGPLFFGSTAAFIEKFDPVNDPNHVIIDFKESRIADMSAIEALNNLTKKYSQLNKVIELKHLSKDCIVLLKNAEAVIAVNVIGDPTYKVVS, from the coding sequence ATGAAAAAAAGGACTCCTCTTTTTGACTTTACTCAAAAGGTCAATTATAAAAACGAAATTTTAGCGGGATTAACAGTTGCGATGACAATGATTCCAGAATCGTTATCGTTTGCAATTTTGGCTGGTTTTCCACCTTTGGTTGGTTTATATGCTGCTTTTATTGCGGGTTTGATTACCTCGGTTTTTGGAGGCAGACCCGGGATGATTTCGGGTGGAGCGGGAGCCACTGTTATTGTTTTAATTGCTTTAATGAAATCGCACGGTATCGAATATGTTTTTGCAGCCGTGGCGCTTGGAGGCATCGTCCAGATTTGTATCGGACTTTTTAAACTCGGAAAATTTATCAGATTGGTGCCGCAGCCTGTTATGTATGGCTTTGTAAACGGACTCGCTGTGGTTATTTTTATGTCGCAGCTGGAGCAATTTAAAATTGTCCTGAATGGGCAAACCACTTGGTTGCAAGGATCTCAATTGTATATTATGCTGGCCTTAGTTGCGCTTACAATTGGTATTGTATTGCTTTTTTCAAAGATCACAAAAGCTGTTCCGGCCTCTTTGGTCGCAATTATAGTTGTATTTGCCATCGTATTGTTATTTAATATTGACACAAAAACCGTTCAGGATATTGCCTCTGTTCAGGGGGGATTTCCGCCCTTTCATATTCCAAATATCCCGTTGTCTTTTGAAACAATTAAAATCATATTTCCATATTCGGTAATTGTTGCGGCAGTGGGCTTAACAGAAGGTTTACTAACGTTGAATCTTGTTGATGAAATAACGGGCACAAGAGGCAATAGCAACAGAGAATGTATTGCTCAGGGGAGTTCAAATATTTTGAATGGTTTCTTTTTTGGAATGGGGGGATGTCCAATGATTGCACAAACACTGGTTAATCTCTCTGCCGGTTCGAGAGGACGACTTTCGGGAATAATCGCTTCTTTAACGATTTTATTGATTATCCTTTTTGGAGCTCCTGTAATTGGTAAATTGCCAATGGCTGCTTTAGTAGGAGTCATGATGATGGTTGCGATTACGACCTTTGAATGGGCGAGTTTCAGGATTATTAACAAAATGCCGGCGCATGATATTTTTGTGGGTGTTTTGGTGGCAGTTGTTACTATTTTACTGCACAATCTGGCGTTAGCGGTTCTGATTGGAGTAATTATTTCTGCCTTGGTTTTTGCTTGGGAAAGTGCCAAAAGAATTCGTGCCAGACATTATATTGATGAAAAAGGGACAAAACATTACGAAATCTATGGACCATTATTTTTTGGATCTACTGCTGCTTTTATAGAAAAATTCGATCCTGTAAACGATCCCAATCATGTGATTATTGATTTTAAAGAAAGCCGCATCGCAGATATGTCAGCTATCGAAGCATTGAATAATTTGACGAAAAAATACAGTCAGTTAAACAAAGTAATTGAACTGAAACATTTAAGCAAAGACTGTATTGTTTTACTTAAAAATGCGGAAGCTGTTATTGCCGTAAATGTAATTGGAGATCCAACGTACAAAGTTGTTTCTTAG